GTTAATATCAATTCTCCAGATAAAACTAAAATTGTTATTACTGGTCAAGCTATGAGATTATTATCCATAAAAGGTGATTATTTAAGTAAAACAGAAAATTCAGATAAAATTATTATATATGTTCAAGGCAATCAAAATTTAGAATTAACTATTAGAAGTGATATAAAATAAAAACGAGGAGAGAAAAAAATGAATATTGTATTTGATCTAGATGGCACTTTAATTAATACAGAAAATATAGCATTACCAGCAATTAGAAATGTTTTAAAAGATTTAAATTATGATCCAAATGTTCCAAAATCTGAAATATTAAAGTATATTGGTTATACAATTGATGATATCTTTGAAGGTCTTTTGAAAACTAATGACGAGATAATTATAGGAAAGGCTATTGAATTACTTGATAAATATGAAATAGAAATAATTAAAAAAGCAGATATAAAAGATATTTTTTTCAATAATGTGTTTGAAGTATTAGAAGAATTAAAAAAAGAACATAAGTTATATATTCTTTCAAATTGTAATATTAAATATATGAATGCTTTGCTAGAAAAAGGATTAAATAAGTATATTGATTCACCTCATTGTTCTGAAATGTATAATTGGAAAGAAAAAGATTATGTTTTAAATTTAATTTCAAATGGAAATAAAGATTTCATAATGATTGGTGATAGACATAAGGATATTGAAGCAGCTAAAGCTAATGGTTTTATATCTATTGGTTGTGCGTATGGTTTTGGAGATGAAGAAGTAAAAGATGCTGACTATATTGTTCATGATATTAAAGAAATAATACTTATTATAAATCAAATAGGCCAGAATTAAATCTGGCCTATTTTTCTCTAACTTCAAATATTATTTCTAAACTTAATGATTTATCTCTAAAATCTGGGGCTTTTTGTTTCCATGATTCTAACTTTTCTTTTGTATCATCTATATATTCTTCGTAACATAATTCACAACTTCCTGATCGGTAAAATTTAATAAATCTAATTCTATCTTTTTCTTCAAATAATCCATATGAAGAATCTTCATCTTCTAATATAACCTTATTTACAACATCAATAGCTTTATTATCTTTTATTTCTTCTTTAAAAAATCTATTTACTTCATCATAATTTTTAAATTTTTTAAATAATCGTTTATGCATAATTACCTCCTAATAATGATATTTTTCATTGTTATTTATTTTAAATGCTCTATATATTTGTTCTAACAATAATAAGACTGCCATTTCATGAGTAAATGTCATTTTTGATATAGATAATAAAAAATCTGCATTATTTCTAATGTATTCATGATGACCTAATGGCCCACCTATAAAAAATGAAATATTCTTTTTACCAATCCTCCATCTTTCTATTTTATTAGCAAATTCTATAGATGGTAATTGTTCGCCTCTTTCATCTAAAACTACTTTAAAAACATCTGGTAAAAAATATTTCTCAAACTTCACTTTATCTTGATTTTTATATTCTTCAGGTGTTATTTTATTTAAATCATTTGATAGTGGCAATTCTATTAATTCCACTTTGTCATACTTTCTGTTCCATTTTAAATATTGTTCAATACCTAATTTTATAAATTTTGTTTTAGGTTTACCAATTACAAAAATTTTAACCATATAATCATCCTTTACTCATTATCTAAATAATTTTCATCTGTATATGTTTCTGTAGTCGCTATCCCTTTAGTTACTAAACCCAATAATATAGAAAACGTAATTATTTGACTTCCACCATATGAAATTAATGGTAAAGGTACTCCTGTTATTGGCATAATCCCCAAATTCATACCAATATTTTCATATACATGGAAAAAGATTATTACTATTGTGCCAAAATATATATATTTCCAAAATTTTCTCTGTGTTTTATTTGCGTATATATAAATCCTATATATTAATATAGCATATAATAATACGATAAATAATATTCCAAAAAATCCTAATTCTTCTCCTATTACAGATATAATGAAATCATTATGATCCTCTGGAACAAAATTAGATAAATTCATAAATCCATTTAAATAACCTTTTCCAAATAATCCACCAGAACCTATAGCTCTTGTTGCTTGTAACATATTGTAAGCCACACCTGCTGCATTTTTTTCTGGAAATAAAAATCCTATAATTCTAGCTCTTTGATAGTCTTTCATAAAATAAAAAGCAAAAGGTGATGAAAATAACATTAAAAATAATGATGTTTTCCATGTTCTTTCATGTTGTCCAGATACATAGGTTAATAAGAACCATAACCCAAATGTAAATAACGTCATGCCCAAATCTGGTTGTTTGAATATAAGTCCTAATCCAAGTAATGTTGTTAAAGATAATATATAATATGCTTTTTTATTTTTTTCTGACAGATATTTTGCAAAAATCACTAGAGTAAAAATTAAAAATAAGTGTGAAGGTTGAATACCTATTGGTCCTAATCTTATCCATCTTCTTGCACCATATCTAGCTCTTTCAAATAATAAAACATATATAAGTAAAAAAAACGTTATTCCATACAAGTATGGAATAATATTTTTTATTATTCTTTCTTTTAAGAAAAAAACAAAAAAGAATGCAATAATACCTAGTATTGAAAATACTATTTGTTTATAATAATTTTCTTCTATTGATTCATTATACGTTGCAGTTCTTACCATTAAAATACCTATAATTAATAATAAAAAATATATGAGAGGAACAATTATTTCAAATTTTCTCATTCTTTCAAATGGTTCTACTTTTAAATTCACAAATACTTCCTCCTAAGAAATTCTGTAAATTGTTTTGCTAAATCTGGATCAAATTGTTTTCCCGCATTCCTTTCTATATCTTCAATAACATCTTGTATAGACTTTGCTTTTTTATATGGTCTTATAGTTATCATTGCATCAAAACTATCGGCTAAAGTAATTATACGTGATATATAAGGGATTTCCTCACCAGAAAGCTTATCAGGATAACCATTTCCATCGAATCTTTCATGATGATGTTTTGCAATTATTGAAAATTCCGAAAGATATGGGTTACTTGCTAATAATTCATAACTTTTCACTGGATGTTCTTTTACTATTTCATATTCTTCATCATTTAATCTGCCTGGTTTATTTAATATAGATTGCGGTACAAAAAATTTCCCTATATCATGTGTAATCCCAGCCCAGTAAACCTTTTTTATTTCTTCATTATCTAAGTTTATATATTCTGCAAATTCAGATGCAATATCTGCAACTCTTTCAGAATGCCCGTGAGTATATTTATCATAATATTCTAACGCTTTTATTAAAATTAATATAATATTTTTATGTAGCTGTCCTTCTGTTTTTGATATTCTTTTCAAGCGAATGAATATGGAGGATATTATAGAAAATGTCTCTAATATTTTTATAGATTCTTCACTAAAAGGAATGTTTTCTTTAGAATCTAAAGAAATCTGACCAATAACATAATCATTTATTTTCAATGGAGATAATATACTTCTTTTAAAAGGTTTGCTAGCTTTTAATATCTTGTTATAATTATCTTCTGAAAGAATTATCTTATCCTCTTCAAGAATATTTTCATATTCTGTTGTTTTATTAACAAAAACAAATGTTTTTTCATCAAATTCAATTGTTTTTAATATATTATAATCATGACCATATGAAGAAACATATTTCCATTTTCCATCTTCTCTAAGAACTATACTTCCATAATCTGCATTTGGAATTAATTCAATTATTGTTTTTAATAGTTCATCAAAAAATGATTTTTCATCATAATTTTTTAATACTATATTTGATATTACTTTTAAAAAAGTATCAAATTTTTTAATATTATTTTCTAATTCTTTTTTGGTTTTAATTAACTGCTCATTAGAAGTTTGTAATTTATTATATGCAGATTCTTTTTCAACTATTACTTTTTTCAAACTATTTACTATATCATTATATGAATTTTTTAAACTATTTATCTCATCAATTTTAAATTCTTTTTGATATACATCACCAAATTCATTTAAAGACTTATGAGTTGTTAAATTTTTTGAAAACTCTTCTACATCATCAATAATATCTTCTTTTAATTCTTTATATATTTTTATTTTAAGTAGATTATATATTACTCCGATTAAAAAACTAATTATAGCTAATAAACTTAGATATAATTTTACTTCAATACTATAATTTAAATTGTAATAATACTCTTCACCATAATAATCAAATGTTGTTGTTATTGAAAAAATATTGTTTTTAATATTATTTTTTGTAATAATTTCTTTTTTAGATAGTATAGACTTAAGTTCATTTAATAACAATTCTTTTTGGAAATACATCAATAATAATCCACCAAATATTTGTTTATCAATTATTTCATAATAATATGGTACCATGTATATTATATAATCATTAAAATTATAATATTTTATTCCACTTTTTAAAGATTCTATATTATCATTAATATACTCTATGATTTTATCATCTAAAACATCATTTGGATATGATACATTTATAATATCCATTGATGGCTTATAATCAATTATTTTACTAACCAAAGGATTATCCTCTACAATATTTTTTATTATTTCAACATTATTTACTGAATAAGGATATATTTCTGCAATAAGTTTGCTATTTGAAAAAATTCTAATCCTCTGGTTTTTTATCATATTATTAATTTTGACACATTGAATATTTGTAATATCTCTTAATTTTCTATATTCATAAAACCCAACTAAGATTGTAGTAGTTAATAAAACTACTACAATAGTATAAATTAGTGATTTTTTTATAAACGTTTTAACATAATCATTCAAATTCATATTATTCACCTATCAAGTTATCATTTCTATATTTTATAATTAACATATTTATTTTTTCTAATAAATTTCTATCTTTTACTCCAATTCCAATATCATTTTTAGTTAATGGTTCTCCATATATTTCAACAGGATATTTTTTTGATATCCAAATTGCATTAAAAAGATCAAAAAATGCTCCATCAACTTTTTTATTCAATAATGAATTTAAACATTCTTCATTTGTTTCATATACTATATAATCAATATTTTTACCTTCCTCCGTCCATTTTTTCACAGTAATATGTCCTGTTGAATTTCTTTTAACTGCAAATTTATTTATATTTTCACTTCCTTTTAATTTTAATATTACTAATCCTGTTGTTAAATATGGAATTGAAAAATTAATAAATTTTTTCCTTTCTTCCGTTATATGTATACCACCTATTATAATATCCATATTATTTAATCCTTTTTCTAATAAATCTGGAAATGAATAAATATAGATGTTTATTTTTTCATCTAAATCTTTTGATAATAATTTTATAATATTAATATCAATTCCTTTTAATAAGTATCCGTCATTTGTTTCTTCGAAATATGCAAATGGCTCTGTCAAAGCTATTCCTATATTTAATATAGCAAAAATATTTAATTGGATAATTATGATAATTATGAAAACTATGATATTTTTCATCTTTTCACCACCAAAAATTTGGTTTTTATAGTATAATACTATTATATAGATAATTATATCATATATTTTTAAACTATTTTCATTTTATTATTTATAAAATTTTAAAATTGAGGGGTATTATGAAAATCAATATTATTGGACCTGGGAAGGTTGGTAAAAGTTTATATAATTGTTTTTTAGAAAAAAATTTTGAGGTTTGTTTAATTGATAAAAATTTTGATTATAACAATACTATTAGTGGTATTATACTAATAACTTCTCAAGATGAAAATATTATTTCCATTTGGAATAATATAAATGATATTTCTAATATTACTGCTGTAGGACATTGCAGTGGATATTTAGATTCATCTTTCTTTGGTAATATTCCACATTTTTCAATGCATCCTAATTTTCCTTTTTCTTCTGTTCTTAAGTGTAATATGATAAAGGGTATTACATGGGGTATAGAAGGTAATGAAAAAGGTTTAGAGATTGCTAAGAAATTAGTTGATAGTTTAGAAGGTAAATATGTTATAATACCACAAAATAAAAAGAAATTATATCACTTAGCTGCAGTAATAGCATCTAATTTTTCGTATGCTTTAATAAAAATGAGTAAAGATATATATGACGATTTAGGTATAGACAATATTGATCATTTAATAGAATTAAGTATTAAATCATTGAATAACATAAAAGAAAAAGGTTTAAGAAATGCTTTAACAGGTCCTGTTGCAAGGAATGATATAAAAACAATTGAAGAGGAAAAATTAGAATTTAATAATTTCTTTGGAAATCCATATGTATATGATTTTTTTATTGATATCCTCTACAAAATCAAGGAGGGAGAAAAATGAGTATAAAAAAAATATTGAAAATGAAGAATAAAGAGAAAATTGCTATGATTACAGCATATGATTATATAAGTGCAAAAATTGCAGAAGCTGCTGGAATAGATTTAATTTTAGTAGGTGATTCAGCTTCAAATGTTATGTTAGGTAATGAAGACACTGTAAAAATCGGAATGGAAGAGATGTTAATATTTATAAAAGCTGTGAAAAAAGGTGCTCCAAATACTTTCGTTATTGGAGATATGCCCTTTTTAAGCTATCAAGTATCAGAATCTGAAGCTATTAAAAATGCTGGTCTTATTTTAAAAGCTGGGGCCGATGCTGTTAAACTTGAAGGTGGAAAACATGTTGCGCCTTTAGTAAATAAAATGGTGAATTATGGCATTCCGGTAATGGGGCATATTGGATTTACTCCTCAATCATATAAGCAAATTGGAATTTCATCAAAAGGTAAATCTAAAACTGAGGAAGAATTATTAATTGAAAGCGCTATTTCATTAGAAGAAGCTGGAGTATTTTCTATTGTTTTAGAAATGGTAACTGAACCAGTAGCAAAAAAAATTACTGAATCTTTATCAATACCTACTATAGGCATTGGTGCTGGAAGATTTTGTGATGGTCAAGTATTAGTATGGCATGATTTTCTTGGTTTAAATAAAGATTTTGAACCAAAGTTTTTAAAAAGATATTTAAATGGTTTTGAATTATTTAAAGAAGCTATTGAAAATTACTCCAAAGATGTAAAAAATGGTATTTTCCCTTCTGTAGAAAATGTTTTTAATCCTGTAGAAGGTAGTGATCAAAAATAATTGGTGATAAAACAATATATTTTGATGCTATAGATTCAACAAATAAATATTTAAAAGAACATTGGAAAGAATTACCTTCAGAAACTGTTGTTTGGGCTGCAAAACAATATGGTGGATATGGTAGAATGAAAAGAGAATGGGTATCTCCTAGAGGTGGTCTTTGGTTTTCAGTATTGTTTAAGCCAAAAAATAGACCCATGAACCCTTGGCATTATGTTAGACTTTATACAATGGCTGTTAAAGACGTACTTAAAAAATATAAACTTAATACAATAATAAAATGGCCAAATGATTTATTAGTAGATAATAAGAAAATTTGTGGAATATTGGGTGAAGGAATATATACCGGTAAAACTTTTGCTGCTATCATTGTAGGTATTGGTTTAAATGTAAATAATCATATACCTGATGAACTAAAAGATATAGCTACTAGTTATATTGATGAAAAAAATAAAGAATTAAATTTAGAAAGATTATTAAAACAAATAAATAACACTGCTTACTATGATTATTATATTAAATATTTTAAAAATAATACAATTTCCATTTTCACAAAAAAATGGATAAGTAATCTTAACATAAGAAACGGAGATTTTATAAAAATCATCTCTCAAAATGGAGAAAAACGTGGTAAAATTGTTTCAATACATGGGGACTATTTAGAAGTAATGTTCGAAGATGGAATTATAGAAAATGTTTATGCTGGAGAGGTTTCTTTAAGAAAGGAGAGTGTGTAAGGTGGATATTGATCCAAAAAAATTAAAGGTTTTAATATCAGAAGAAGAAATATTAGAAAAAGCAAAAGAATTAGGAAAACAAATTACTGAATATTATAAAGATGTTGATGATGAAATTATTGCTGTTTGTGCATTAAAAGGATCTGTTCATTTCTTTTCTGATTTAGTAAAAAATATTGATCATGACATGAAATATTATTTTGTTAGAGTTTCTAGTTATCATGGTGGAACAGCATCAACAGGTTCTATTACTGTCAACAGCTGGACAAATGAACCAATAGAAGGAAAACATGTTCTCCTAATAGAAGATATTGTTGATACTGGAAATACAATTAAATTTTTGATTAATGAATTAAAAAAACAAAATCCCGCCTCAATTAAATTAACTTCATTACTTATTAAAAACGCTCACGACCACGGTATTCATGTTGACTTCCCAGGTTTTGTTATAGATAATTATTTTGTTATTGGATATGGTTTAGATTATGATGAAAAATACAGAAATTTGCCTTTCATTGGGTATGTTGAATAAATTTTTGTGGTATAATTAAATTGTTGTTAATAAGTAAGGAGGGGTATTAATGAAATTTGATATTAAGCAATATGTTAATAATGTTAGAGAAGCTGCTGAATATATTAAAGGAAAAATTGATAAAAAACCTGAAATTGCAATTGTTTTAGGATCAGGTCTTCATGGAATTGCTGATAAATTGGAAAATGCATTAAGCATTTCTTATACAGAAATTCCTAATTTTCCTGTATCAACTGCACCTGGTCATAAAGGAGAATTAATGTTTGGTGAAATTTCTGGTAAGAATGTTATGTTAATGAATGGTAGATTCCATTATTACGAAGGTTATACAATGAAAGAAGTTACTTTCCCTATAA
This DNA window, taken from Marinitoga litoralis, encodes the following:
- a CDS encoding HD-GYP domain-containing protein, giving the protein MNLNDYVKTFIKKSLIYTIVVVLLTTTILVGFYEYRKLRDITNIQCVKINNMIKNQRIRIFSNSKLIAEIYPYSVNNVEIIKNIVEDNPLVSKIIDYKPSMDIINVSYPNDVLDDKIIEYINDNIESLKSGIKYYNFNDYIIYMVPYYYEIIDKQIFGGLLLMYFQKELLLNELKSILSKKEIITKNNIKNNIFSITTTFDYYGEEYYYNLNYSIEVKLYLSLLAIISFLIGVIYNLLKIKIYKELKEDIIDDVEEFSKNLTTHKSLNEFGDVYQKEFKIDEINSLKNSYNDIVNSLKKVIVEKESAYNKLQTSNEQLIKTKKELENNIKKFDTFLKVISNIVLKNYDEKSFFDELLKTIIELIPNADYGSIVLREDGKWKYVSSYGHDYNILKTIEFDEKTFVFVNKTTEYENILEEDKIILSEDNYNKILKASKPFKRSILSPLKINDYVIGQISLDSKENIPFSEESIKILETFSIISSIFIRLKRISKTEGQLHKNIILILIKALEYYDKYTHGHSERVADIASEFAEYINLDNEEIKKVYWAGITHDIGKFFVPQSILNKPGRLNDEEYEIVKEHPVKSYELLASNPYLSEFSIIAKHHHERFDGNGYPDKLSGEEIPYISRIITLADSFDAMITIRPYKKAKSIQDVIEDIERNAGKQFDPDLAKQFTEFLRRKYL
- a CDS encoding biotin--[acetyl-CoA-carboxylase] ligase, which codes for MYFDAIDSTNKYLKEHWKELPSETVVWAAKQYGGYGRMKREWVSPRGGLWFSVLFKPKNRPMNPWHYVRLYTMAVKDVLKKYKLNTIIKWPNDLLVDNKKICGILGEGIYTGKTFAAIIVGIGLNVNNHIPDELKDIATSYIDEKNKELNLERLLKQINNTAYYDYYIKYFKNNTISIFTKKWISNLNIRNGDFIKIISQNGEKRGKIVSIHGDYLEVMFEDGIIENVYAGEVSLRKESV
- the hpt gene encoding hypoxanthine phosphoribosyltransferase, which encodes MDIDPKKLKVLISEEEILEKAKELGKQITEYYKDVDDEIIAVCALKGSVHFFSDLVKNIDHDMKYYFVRVSSYHGGTASTGSITVNSWTNEPIEGKHVLLIEDIVDTGNTIKFLINELKKQNPASIKLTSLLIKNAHDHGIHVDFPGFVIDNYFVIGYGLDYDEKYRNLPFIGYVE
- a CDS encoding 23S rRNA (pseudouridine(1915)-N(3))-methyltransferase RlmH translates to MVKIFVIGKPKTKFIKLGIEQYLKWNRKYDKVELIELPLSNDLNKITPEEYKNQDKVKFEKYFLPDVFKVVLDERGEQLPSIEFANKIERWRIGKKNISFFIGGPLGHHEYIRNNADFLLSISKMTFTHEMAVLLLLEQIYRAFKINNNEKYHY
- a CDS encoding HAD family hydrolase; this translates as MNIVFDLDGTLINTENIALPAIRNVLKDLNYDPNVPKSEILKYIGYTIDDIFEGLLKTNDEIIIGKAIELLDKYEIEIIKKADIKDIFFNNVFEVLEELKKEHKLYILSNCNIKYMNALLEKGLNKYIDSPHCSEMYNWKEKDYVLNLISNGNKDFIMIGDRHKDIEAAKANGFISIGCAYGFGDEEVKDADYIVHDIKEIILIINQIGQN
- a CDS encoding substrate-binding periplasmic protein encodes the protein MKNIIVFIIIIIIQLNIFAILNIGIALTEPFAYFEETNDGYLLKGIDINIIKLLSKDLDEKINIYIYSFPDLLEKGLNNMDIIIGGIHITEERKKFINFSIPYLTTGLVILKLKGSENINKFAVKRNSTGHITVKKWTEEGKNIDYIVYETNEECLNSLLNKKVDGAFFDLFNAIWISKKYPVEIYGEPLTKNDIGIGVKDRNLLEKINMLIIKYRNDNLIGE
- a CDS encoding FtsW/RodA/SpoVE family cell cycle protein, which translates into the protein MNLKVEPFERMRKFEIIVPLIYFLLLIIGILMVRTATYNESIEENYYKQIVFSILGIIAFFFVFFLKERIIKNIIPYLYGITFFLLIYVLLFERARYGARRWIRLGPIGIQPSHLFLIFTLVIFAKYLSEKNKKAYYILSLTTLLGLGLIFKQPDLGMTLFTFGLWFLLTYVSGQHERTWKTSLFLMLFSSPFAFYFMKDYQRARIIGFLFPEKNAAGVAYNMLQATRAIGSGGLFGKGYLNGFMNLSNFVPEDHNDFIISVIGEELGFFGILFIVLLYAILIYRIYIYANKTQRKFWKYIYFGTIVIIFFHVYENIGMNLGIMPITGVPLPLISYGGSQIITFSILLGLVTKGIATTETYTDENYLDNE
- a CDS encoding DUF2520 domain-containing protein, yielding MKINIIGPGKVGKSLYNCFLEKNFEVCLIDKNFDYNNTISGIILITSQDENIISIWNNINDISNITAVGHCSGYLDSSFFGNIPHFSMHPNFPFSSVLKCNMIKGITWGIEGNEKGLEIAKKLVDSLEGKYVIIPQNKKKLYHLAAVIASNFSYALIKMSKDIYDDLGIDNIDHLIELSIKSLNNIKEKGLRNALTGPVARNDIKTIEEEKLEFNNFFGNPYVYDFFIDILYKIKEGEK
- the panB gene encoding 3-methyl-2-oxobutanoate hydroxymethyltransferase, coding for MSIKKILKMKNKEKIAMITAYDYISAKIAEAAGIDLILVGDSASNVMLGNEDTVKIGMEEMLIFIKAVKKGAPNTFVIGDMPFLSYQVSESEAIKNAGLILKAGADAVKLEGGKHVAPLVNKMVNYGIPVMGHIGFTPQSYKQIGISSKGKSKTEEELLIESAISLEEAGVFSIVLEMVTEPVAKKITESLSIPTIGIGAGRFCDGQVLVWHDFLGLNKDFEPKFLKRYLNGFELFKEAIENYSKDVKNGIFPSVENVFNPVEGSDQK